A stretch of Lactuca sativa cultivar Salinas chromosome 6, Lsat_Salinas_v11, whole genome shotgun sequence DNA encodes these proteins:
- the LOC111918791 gene encoding endoglucanase 6: MEKFMKMGGLLFLLLGVVPLALGGGHDYGQALTKSILFFEAQRSGYLPGNQRVKWRGNSGLLDGKASGVDLVGGYYDAGDNVKFGLPMAFTVTMMSWSILEYGSQMSSSGELGHAMDAVKWGTDYLIKAHPQPHVLYGEVGDGNTDHYCWQRPEDMTTSRSAYRIDQNNPGSDLAGETAAAMAAASIVFRRANPAYSRELLTHAHQLFDFADKYRGKYDSSISVAQKYYRSVSGYADELLWAAAWLYKATNQEYYLNYLGENGDALGGTGWAMTEFGWDVKYAGVQTLVAKLLMGGKAGEHSSVFGKYQEKAEMFMCSCMGKGYHNVQRTPGGLIYQQRWNNLQFVTSASFLLTVYSDYLTSARKDLRCSTGSVAPSELLAFAKSQVDYVLGDNPRATSYMVGYGNNYPQQVHHRGSSIVSVKVNPSFVSCRGGYATWFSRKASDPNLLTGAIVGGPDAYDNFADHRDNYEQTEPATYNNAPLLGVLARLHGGHSGSNQLLPVEIPHVAKPIAVQPKPKASPTASAAPIAIDQKATASWVANGKTYYRYSAVVTNKSGKTMKNLNLWVSKLYGPLWGLTKNVNGGSYGFPTWVSSLPAGKSIEFVYIHSAPIADVSVSSYTLA; encoded by the exons atggAGAAATTTATGAAGATGGGAGGTCTACTGTTTCTGCTATTGGGGGTTGTACCTTTGGCTTTGGGAGGTGGACATGACTATGGCCAGGCACTCACTAAGAGCATTTTGTTCTTTGAAGCTCAGAGATCTGGTTATCTTCCTGGTAATCAAAGAGTTAAATGGAGAGGAAACTCTGGTCTTCTCGATGGCAAAGCCAGTGGG GTGGATCTGGTTGGAGGATACTATGATGCTGGGGATAATGTGAAGTTTGGGCTTCCAATGGCGTTCACTGTTACCATGATGTCGTGGAGCATTTTGGAGTACGGTTCACAAATGTCTTCGAGTGGTGAGCTCGGTCATGCCATGGATGCTGTGAAGTGGGGGACTGATTACCTCATTAAAGCTCATCCACAACCTCATGTTCTATATGGAGAA GTAGGAGATGGTAACACAGATCATTACTGTTGGCAAAGACCGGAGGATATGACGACTTCACGAAGTGCTTACAGAATTGACCAAAACAACCCCGGATCCGACCTCGCCGGTGAAACTGCCGCCGCTATGGCCGCCGCTTCTATCGTGTTCCGCCGCGCCAACCCGGCCTATTCGAGAGAACTTCTCACTCACGCTCACCAG CTGTTTGATTTTGCCGACAAATACAGGGGTAAATACGACAGTAGCATCTCCGTGGCCCAGAAGTACTACAGATCTGTCAGTGGATACGCC GATGAATTACTTTGGGCAGCTGCTTGGTTGTACAAGGCAACAAACCAAGAGTACTACTTGAATTACTTGGGGGAAAACGGTGACGCCCTCGGCGGCACCGGGTGGGCGATGACGGAGTTCGGTTGGGATGTCAAGTACGCCGGCGTTCAGACCCTTGTCGCCAAGCTTTTGATGGGTGGGAAAGCCGGTGAACACTCGTCGGTGTTCGGGAAATACCAAGAGAAGGCGGAGATGTTTATGTGTTCGTGTATGGGTAAAGGTTACCACAATGTTCAAAGGACTCCCGGAGGTTTGATTTACCAGCAACGATGGAATAACTTGCAGTTCGTCACCAGCGCCTCTTTCCTCCTCACTGTTTACTCCGACTACTTAACTTCCGCCAGGAAAGATCTTCGTTGTTCTACCGGCAGTGTCGCTCCGTCAGAGCTTCTCGCATTTGCAAAATCTCAGGTCGATTACGTTCTCGGAGATAACCCTAGGGCGACAAGCTACATGGTCGGATACGGAAACAACTACCCGCAACAAGTCCACCACCGTGGTTCCTCGATCGTCTCCGTTAAGGTTAACCCGTCGTTCGTGAGTTGCAGAGGCGGATATGCGACGTGGTTCAGCCGGAAAGCAAGCGACCCGAATCTGTTAACCGGCGCCATTGTCGGTGGTCCTGATGCTTATGACAACTTCGCCGACCACCGTGACAATTACGAGCAGACTGAACCCGCTACTTATAACAACGCTCCTCTTCTCGGAGTTTTAGCCAGGTTACACGGTGGCCACTCCGGCTCCAACCAGCTACTTCCGGTTGAAATCCCTCACGTCGCTAAACCCATCGCTGTTCAACCAAAACCTAAAGCGTCTCCGACCGCCTCCGCCGCTCCAATTGCGATCGATCAAAAGGCTACCGCTTCATGGGTGGCCAACGGAAAAACATATTACAGATACTCCGCCGTGGTGACTAACAAATCCGGGAAGACGATGAAGAATTTGAACCTTTGGGTATCGAAGCTGTATGGTCCACTCTGGGGTTTGACCAAGAACGTAAACGGGGGATCTTATGGATTTCCGACGTGGGTCAGCTCGTTGCCAGCTGGCAAAAGCATAGAGTTTGTGTACATCCATAGTGCTCCAATCGCCGACGTGTCAGTTTCAAGCTACACATTGGCCTAA